The Asticcacaulis excentricus genome has a segment encoding these proteins:
- a CDS encoding exopolysaccharide biosynthesis protein, with product MRKIFGFHDTSETLSAMLTHTVGRIEGKHTTLRELIDMMGEQGLLLLCVLLCLPFLIPVSVPGISIPFSAAIILIAVAILFNRLPWLPEKILDREIETAKLVPVLQRGVGVVSKIDRFVKPRLLRLTSGAVSNRVNALVLIYAAVIMMLPLGIIPFSNTLPAVAILLTAVGMIQRDGLFVLLGQVFALAATLYVGGIIYGAFAAGRGLNSVFS from the coding sequence ATGCGTAAGATTTTTGGCTTTCACGACACTTCCGAAACCCTCAGTGCCATGCTGACCCATACGGTGGGGCGCATTGAGGGTAAGCACACAACACTACGGGAACTGATCGACATGATGGGCGAGCAGGGTCTGCTGCTGCTCTGCGTGTTGCTGTGCCTGCCGTTTTTGATCCCTGTGTCGGTGCCGGGCATTTCCATTCCGTTCAGCGCCGCCATCATCCTCATTGCCGTGGCTATTCTTTTCAACCGCCTGCCGTGGCTGCCGGAAAAGATACTGGACCGTGAGATCGAGACGGCGAAGCTGGTGCCGGTGCTGCAACGCGGGGTTGGCGTGGTGTCGAAGATCGACCGTTTCGTCAAGCCCCGCCTTTTGAGGCTGACCAGCGGCGCAGTGTCGAACCGCGTTAATGCGCTGGTCCTCATCTATGCGGCGGTGATCATGATGCTGCCGCTGGGGATTATTCCCTTTTCCAACACCCTGCCGGCGGTGGCGATTCTGCTGACGGCGGTCGGCATGATCCAGCGTGATGGCCTGTTTGTGCTGCTGGGGCAGGTGTTTGCACTGGCGGCCACGCTGTATGTCGGCGGGATTATTTATGGCGCTTTTGCCGCCGGGCGCGGACTGAACTCAGTCTTCAGTTAA
- a CDS encoding addiction module protein yields MNAVSRIAISDLTVEERLELIEALWDSLQDDAGLSPAQIEKRDRHLAMIGGPVPASHLAEIERRMETFEQDKADSVPWDVFRERLANKYGF; encoded by the coding sequence ATGAACGCCGTGTCCAGAATTGCGATCTCTGATCTGACGGTTGAGGAGCGCCTCGAACTGATCGAGGCGTTGTGGGATAGTCTTCAGGACGACGCGGGTTTGTCTCCGGCTCAGATCGAAAAACGTGATCGTCATCTGGCGATGATCGGCGGCCCTGTGCCTGCGTCACATCTCGCTGAAATCGAACGCCGCATGGAAACCTTCGAGCAAGACAAAGCGGATTCCGTGCCTTGGGACGTGTTCCGAGAGCGGCTCGCAAATAAATACGGCTTCTGA
- the hemA gene encoding 5-aminolevulinate synthase, which produces MDYNAAFEAAIDAVRKEGRYRVFANLKRHRGAFPRATWQREDGSERDVTVWCSNDYLGQGQNPVVIEAMHRAIDEAGSGSGGTRNISGTTWYHNELEAELADLHHKEAALVFSSGYVANEATLTTLYKILPGLIIFSDALNHASMIAGIRNGGGARHVFRHNDLAHLEELLAAAPVNAPKLIAFESVYSMDGDIAEIAGTIALAKKYNALTYIDEVHAVGLYGERGAGVAERDGVMDQIDIIEGTLGKAFGMMGGYIAGKAAMCDAIRLWASGFIFTTSLPPAVMAGAAASVRWLKAHNERRVAHQERAQTLMRRFRELGIPVLPSVSHIVPVLVGNPVHCKMISDMLLNDFNIYVQPINYPTVPKGTERLRFTPSPDHDDDMMDELVKAMDKLWSHCNVARMPAVA; this is translated from the coding sequence ATGGATTACAACGCCGCATTCGAGGCCGCCATCGACGCCGTCCGCAAGGAGGGTCGTTACCGCGTTTTTGCCAATCTGAAGCGTCATCGCGGCGCCTTCCCGCGCGCCACCTGGCAGCGCGAAGACGGGAGCGAGCGCGACGTCACGGTCTGGTGTTCCAATGACTATCTCGGTCAGGGGCAAAACCCGGTGGTGATTGAGGCCATGCACCGCGCCATCGACGAAGCCGGTTCGGGCTCGGGCGGCACGCGCAATATCTCCGGTACGACCTGGTATCATAACGAACTTGAGGCCGAGTTGGCCGATCTGCACCACAAGGAAGCCGCTCTGGTCTTCTCGTCGGGCTATGTTGCCAACGAGGCGACCCTGACGACCCTGTACAAGATTTTGCCGGGCCTGATCATTTTTTCGGATGCGCTGAACCACGCCTCGATGATTGCGGGCATACGCAATGGCGGCGGAGCGCGTCACGTCTTCCGTCACAACGATCTGGCGCACCTCGAAGAACTGCTGGCGGCCGCCCCGGTCAATGCGCCCAAGCTCATTGCCTTTGAGTCGGTCTATTCGATGGATGGCGATATTGCCGAGATCGCCGGGACCATCGCTCTGGCCAAGAAATACAACGCCCTGACCTATATCGACGAAGTGCACGCCGTGGGCCTCTACGGAGAGCGCGGGGCCGGCGTGGCCGAACGCGACGGCGTAATGGATCAGATCGACATTATCGAAGGCACGCTCGGTAAGGCCTTTGGCATGATGGGTGGCTATATTGCCGGTAAGGCCGCCATGTGCGACGCCATCCGCCTGTGGGCTTCGGGCTTCATCTTCACCACCTCGCTGCCCCCGGCGGTGATGGCGGGCGCGGCGGCCAGCGTGCGCTGGCTGAAAGCGCACAATGAGCGCCGAGTCGCTCATCAGGAGCGCGCCCAGACCCTGATGCGCCGGTTCCGCGAACTGGGTATCCCGGTCCTGCCGTCGGTTAGCCACATCGTGCCGGTGCTGGTCGGCAATCCGGTGCATTGCAAGATGATTTCGGACATGCTGCTCAATGATTTCAACATCTATGTGCAGCCGATCAATTACCCGACCGTGCCCAAGGGCACCGAGCGTCTGCGCTTCACGCCGTCACCGGACCATGATGACGACATGATGGATGAACTGGTCAAGGCGATGGATAAGCTGTGGAGCCACTGCAATGTGGCCCGTATGCCGGCGGTGGCCTGA
- a CDS encoding flavin reductase family protein has product MSDPDRLAYRHALGTFATGVAVVTIPVVDREGHPCVMGLTINSFASVSLEPKLILWSLDLKSERYALFAEAQSFGINILNAAQRDLSDRFFRENPYCREADDLSFADEPLRLKGALSWLKCRQYQTQVLGDHLMIVGEVEAFDQSETHFGEHGLTYFRGRYGQTHPLPV; this is encoded by the coding sequence TTGAGCGACCCTGATCGTCTGGCCTATCGTCACGCCCTGGGCACCTTTGCCACCGGCGTGGCTGTCGTCACCATTCCCGTGGTGGACCGTGAAGGCCACCCGTGCGTCATGGGGCTGACCATCAACTCGTTCGCCTCTGTGTCGCTTGAGCCGAAGCTGATTCTGTGGTCGCTGGACCTTAAGTCTGAGCGCTATGCCCTGTTTGCCGAGGCGCAGAGTTTTGGCATCAATATCCTCAACGCAGCGCAGCGTGATCTGTCTGACCGCTTTTTCCGTGAAAACCCCTATTGCCGCGAAGCCGACGACCTGTCGTTTGCCGACGAACCGCTGCGTTTGAAAGGGGCGCTGTCCTGGCTGAAATGCCGTCAGTACCAGACACAGGTGCTGGGGGATCATCTGATGATTGTCGGTGAGGTCGAAGCCTTCGATCAGTCCGAAACCCATTTTGGCGAACACGGCCTGACCTATTTCCGTGGCCGCTATGGCCAGACCCACCCTTTACCGGTTTGA
- a CDS encoding NAD(P)-dependent oxidoreductase: MRIVFAGLGVMGAPMAGHLLKAGFEVVGFNRSVDKAMAWGEAHRAAFATDFEEAVENAEVLVLCVGRDDDVRDLVTRAAERMAVGSLIVDHTTTSARLARELSVLCAGKGLHFADAPVSGGQAGAVNGALSVMVGCEDSQLARVRAVTLPYTKSLTRIGEAGAGQTAKMCNQIAIAGAVQGIAEALHFAKCADIDPELVFQAISQGAAGSWQMSNRWATMAEGRYDFGFAVDWMRKDLGIALDEARSNGAHLSVAALVDQFYSEVQAMGGQRWDTSSLHARLEARRK; encoded by the coding sequence ATGCGTATCGTATTTGCAGGTCTGGGCGTCATGGGCGCCCCCATGGCCGGTCATCTGTTGAAGGCCGGTTTCGAGGTCGTGGGCTTCAACCGTTCGGTGGATAAGGCGATGGCGTGGGGGGAGGCGCACCGCGCGGCCTTTGCCACCGACTTTGAAGAGGCCGTGGAAAATGCCGAGGTGCTGGTCCTGTGCGTCGGGCGCGATGATGATGTGCGCGATCTGGTGACGCGGGCGGCGGAGCGCATGGCGGTGGGCAGTCTGATCGTTGACCACACGACGACTTCGGCCCGACTGGCGCGTGAGCTTTCGGTCCTATGTGCCGGGAAAGGTTTGCATTTTGCCGATGCGCCGGTGTCCGGCGGACAAGCGGGTGCCGTCAATGGCGCCTTGTCGGTCATGGTCGGGTGCGAAGACTCGCAACTGGCCCGCGTGCGCGCGGTGACCCTGCCCTATACCAAGTCTTTGACCCGGATCGGCGAGGCCGGTGCCGGCCAGACGGCCAAGATGTGCAACCAGATTGCCATTGCCGGGGCGGTGCAGGGCATTGCTGAGGCGCTGCATTTTGCCAAATGCGCCGATATTGACCCGGAACTGGTGTTTCAGGCCATCTCACAGGGCGCGGCCGGGTCGTGGCAGATGTCGAACCGCTGGGCGACCATGGCCGAGGGCAGGTACGACTTCGGCTTTGCCGTGGACTGGATGCGCAAGGATCTGGGGATTGCGCTTGATGAGGCGCGTTCAAACGGCGCGCACCTGAGCGTCGCCGCACTGGTCGATCAGTTTTATTCCGAGGTGCAGGCTATGGGCGGCCAACGCTGGGACACCTCATCGCTGCACGCGCGTCTGGAGGCGCGGCGGAAGTAA
- a CDS encoding flagellar motor protein MotB, whose amino-acid sequence MASRDAPIVIKKVKKVVGGGHHGGAWKVAYADFVTAMMAFFLLMWLINTTSPEQKKGVADYFAPASVSQTTSGSGGILAGTAIGHDGVKQEGSMAFIEHMAPEAPDVQDRDGTAKNAADLSQTPEEELREELQKREEASFRSAAESLRQALQDMPELAELSKNILVDQTPEGLRIQLIDQEGRAMFNANSTQPNERARLLLRAVAKVVNQLPNRISITGHTTGTPGMGQSDKDWKLSADRADASRQVLQGAGVDQDRVAQVSGKAAKEPLYPDDPTLAGNRRIAIILLREAPVLPENPSL is encoded by the coding sequence ATGGCCAGTCGCGACGCCCCCATTGTCATCAAGAAAGTCAAGAAGGTCGTCGGCGGCGGACACCACGGCGGCGCGTGGAAGGTTGCCTATGCCGACTTCGTGACCGCCATGATGGCCTTCTTCCTGCTGATGTGGCTGATCAACACCACCTCCCCTGAACAGAAAAAGGGCGTGGCCGACTATTTCGCCCCGGCCAGCGTGTCTCAGACGACTTCCGGCTCAGGCGGCATTCTGGCCGGGACCGCCATTGGCCATGACGGCGTCAAGCAGGAAGGCTCGATGGCCTTTATCGAGCATATGGCCCCGGAAGCCCCGGACGTGCAGGATCGTGACGGCACCGCCAAAAATGCCGCCGACCTGTCGCAGACGCCGGAAGAGGAACTGCGCGAAGAGTTGCAAAAGCGCGAGGAGGCTTCGTTCCGCTCGGCCGCCGAATCGCTGCGTCAGGCGCTTCAGGACATGCCCGAACTGGCCGAATTGTCGAAAAACATCCTTGTCGACCAGACGCCAGAAGGGTTGCGCATCCAACTGATCGATCAGGAAGGGCGCGCCATGTTCAATGCCAACTCTACCCAGCCCAATGAACGCGCCCGCCTGTTGCTGCGCGCCGTGGCCAAGGTCGTCAATCAGTTGCCCAACCGCATCTCGATCACCGGGCACACGACCGGCACCCCCGGCATGGGGCAGTCGGATAAGGACTGGAAACTGTCGGCTGATCGCGCCGATGCCTCGCGTCAGGTGTTGCAGGGGGCCGGTGTCGATCAGGACCGCGTGGCGCAGGTTTCAGGCAAGGCGGCGAAGGAACCTCTGTATCCGGACGACCCGACTCTGGCTGGCAATCGCCGCATTGCGATTATTTTGCTACGCGAAGCGCCCGTTCTCCCAGAAAACCCTTCTCTTTGA
- the hemB gene encoding porphobilinogen synthase, whose translation MTFPPLVGAYPLARPRRLRQSAWVRDLVAEHHLSVSDLIWPIFVHDKDVARDPIRSLEGVDRLSIAEAVKEAREAYALGIPALALFPNIDPSLRNDDATAAYDPDGLIARTCRAIKSAVPEIGLIVDVALDPFTSHGHDGILSGGRIHNEKTIEILTRQALVQAEAGADVLAPSDMMDGRVGEIRKALEAQGLTDKLILSYAAKYASAFYGPFRDAVGTSALKGDKKTYQMDSANTDEALREVAMDLQEGADMVMVKPGLPYLDIVQRVSETFKVPTFVYQVSGEYAMIKAAVNAGFMDHDKGVFETLLAFKRAGASGVLTYFAKYVSEKLAR comes from the coding sequence ATGACCTTCCCCCCTCTCGTCGGTGCCTACCCTCTGGCCCGCCCGCGCCGCCTGCGCCAATCGGCTTGGGTGCGTGATCTGGTGGCCGAACACCACCTCAGCGTTTCCGACCTGATCTGGCCGATCTTTGTGCACGACAAGGACGTGGCGCGTGACCCCATCCGCTCGCTGGAAGGCGTCGATCGTCTGAGCATCGCCGAAGCCGTCAAGGAAGCCAGAGAAGCCTATGCGCTGGGCATACCGGCCCTGGCGCTGTTTCCCAATATCGATCCGTCGCTGCGCAACGATGACGCGACGGCCGCCTATGACCCCGACGGTCTGATCGCCCGCACTTGCCGCGCCATCAAATCCGCCGTGCCGGAAATAGGCCTGATCGTCGATGTGGCGCTCGATCCCTTCACCTCGCACGGCCACGACGGCATCCTTAGCGGCGGCCGGATTCACAACGAGAAAACCATCGAGATTCTCACCCGGCAGGCGCTGGTGCAGGCCGAGGCCGGGGCCGATGTGCTGGCCCCCTCTGACATGATGGACGGACGAGTCGGTGAGATTCGCAAGGCGCTGGAGGCACAGGGCCTGACCGATAAGCTGATCCTGTCCTACGCCGCCAAATACGCCTCGGCCTTCTACGGCCCGTTCCGTGACGCGGTCGGCACCTCGGCGTTAAAAGGTGACAAGAAGACCTATCAGATGGACAGCGCCAATACGGACGAGGCCCTGCGCGAAGTCGCCATGGACCTTCAGGAAGGCGCCGACATGGTGATGGTCAAGCCCGGCCTGCCCTATCTTGACATCGTGCAGCGCGTGTCGGAAACGTTCAAGGTGCCAACCTTCGTCTATCAGGTGTCGGGCGAATACGCGATGATCAAGGCGGCGGTGAATGCCGGCTTCATGGACCACGACAAGGGCGTGTTCGAAACGCTGCTCGCCTTCAAACGCGCCGGCGCGTCGGGCGTTTTGACGTATTTTGCAAAATACGTGTCGGAGAAGTTAGCGCGATGA
- a CDS encoding arginyltransferase, whose amino-acid sequence MSEHFPGRKLRYYLTIPGPCPYLEGQEERKVFVHLPPLEAINVNDQLSAIGFRRSQNIAYRPACPACRACQSVRIPVHGYQHNRTDKRILKRNAGLTRHFREAEATREQYDLLQKYLKARHPDGGMMDMTWPDLVAMVEDTLVRTHIIEYRLEGQLIGCVLVDALNDGLSLVYSFYDPDLMNRSLGRFVILDHIDQAQRAGYAYVYLGYWVKGSPKMDYKARYRPLEALTDFGWTEIDPDLTED is encoded by the coding sequence ATGAGCGAGCATTTTCCGGGACGAAAGCTCAGATACTATCTGACCATCCCTGGCCCTTGCCCGTATCTGGAAGGTCAGGAGGAACGGAAGGTGTTTGTGCACCTCCCCCCCCTCGAAGCCATCAATGTCAATGATCAGCTCTCGGCCATCGGCTTCCGCCGTTCTCAGAACATCGCCTACCGTCCAGCTTGCCCGGCCTGTCGCGCCTGTCAGTCGGTGCGCATCCCCGTACACGGCTATCAGCACAACCGAACGGACAAACGCATCCTGAAACGCAATGCAGGGCTGACGCGGCATTTCCGTGAGGCCGAAGCGACGCGCGAACAGTATGATCTGCTTCAAAAATATCTGAAGGCGCGCCACCCCGACGGCGGCATGATGGACATGACCTGGCCCGATCTGGTGGCCATGGTCGAAGACACGCTGGTGCGCACCCACATCATCGAATACCGGCTGGAGGGGCAACTGATCGGCTGCGTACTGGTAGATGCGCTCAATGACGGCCTGTCACTGGTCTATAGCTTCTACGACCCGGACCTGATGAACCGCTCGCTGGGCCGCTTCGTCATTCTGGACCACATAGATCAGGCACAACGCGCGGGTTATGCCTATGTCTATCTCGGCTACTGGGTGAAGGGCTCGCCCAAGATGGACTATAAGGCGCGTTATCGCCCGCTGGAGGCGCTGACCGATTTCGGCTGGACCGAGATCGACCCGGATTTAACTGAAGACTGA
- a CDS encoding RibD family protein, with the protein MIRPFVTLKLATTLDGRIATHTGESRWITGEPARRAVHELRASHDAVLVGIETVLKDDPELTVRLQGYEGYQPARVVLDSRGRIPLHSKLVQTARVIPTYVVTTHDLNPELVSLGVRPLKVASRHQRVDLIAALEALNEAGIDRLFVEGGGQIATAFVKLGAVDRLEWFRAPTILGGDGRAVIGFLDIADINRVIRFTRVGVQAVGDDLWESYELE; encoded by the coding sequence ATGATCCGTCCGTTCGTCACGCTCAAACTGGCCACCACGCTCGACGGGCGCATCGCCACCCACACGGGCGAAAGCCGCTGGATCACCGGTGAGCCCGCCCGTCGCGCCGTGCACGAACTGCGGGCCTCGCACGATGCTGTGCTGGTTGGCATCGAAACCGTCCTGAAGGACGATCCCGAACTGACCGTGCGTTTGCAGGGCTATGAGGGTTATCAGCCGGCGCGTGTCGTTCTGGATTCGCGCGGACGCATCCCGCTGCATTCCAAACTCGTGCAGACGGCGCGCGTCATCCCGACCTATGTAGTGACGACGCACGACCTCAATCCGGAGCTGGTCTCGCTGGGTGTGCGGCCGTTGAAGGTCGCCTCGCGGCATCAGCGCGTCGATTTGATCGCGGCTCTGGAAGCACTCAATGAGGCCGGGATCGACCGCCTGTTTGTCGAAGGCGGCGGACAGATCGCCACGGCCTTTGTCAAGCTGGGGGCGGTGGACCGACTGGAATGGTTCCGTGCGCCCACTATATTGGGCGGTGACGGTCGCGCCGTGATCGGTTTTCTCGACATTGCGGACATCAACCGGGTGATCCGTTTCACCCGCGTGGGCGTTCAAGCGGTAGGCGACGATTTGTGGGAAAGCTACGAACTGGAGTAG
- the glyA gene encoding serine hydroxymethyltransferase, with protein sequence MNAPASFIPQGYFNSDLAHADSAVLAAIKGELTRQQDQIELIASENIVSKAVLEAQGSVLTNKYAEGYPGRRYYGGCEYADEVEKLAIERAKQLFNCAFANVQPHSGANANQAVFFSLLQPGDTYMGMDLACGGHLTHGSPANQSGKWFKVVPYGVREDNHLIDYDQVEALAKEHQPKLIIAGASNYSRHIDFARFRQIADSVGAYLFVDMAHYAGLVAGGVYPDPLPHAHVVTTTTHKTLRGPRGGLILSNDEALGKKINSSVFPGLQGGPLMHVIAAKAVAFGEALQPEFKAYAAQVVANARVLAETLMARGLGVVSGGTDSHVMSVDLRPKGQTGKATEHALEEAFITCNKNGIPFDPQPFTITSGVRLGTPAGTTRGFREEEFRLIGNLIADVVDGMASNSGAPDEAVTAKVRAQVKTLTQRFPIYA encoded by the coding sequence GTGAACGCTCCCGCTTCCTTCATCCCGCAAGGCTATTTCAACAGCGACCTGGCCCACGCCGACTCGGCCGTTCTGGCGGCGATCAAGGGCGAACTGACCCGTCAGCAGGATCAGATCGAGCTGATCGCTTCGGAAAACATCGTCTCGAAGGCGGTGCTTGAGGCGCAGGGTTCGGTCCTGACCAACAAATACGCCGAAGGCTATCCGGGCCGCCGCTACTATGGCGGTTGCGAATATGCCGACGAAGTCGAAAAGCTGGCGATTGAGCGCGCCAAGCAACTGTTCAACTGCGCCTTCGCCAATGTGCAGCCGCATTCCGGGGCCAACGCCAATCAGGCGGTCTTCTTCTCGCTGCTGCAACCGGGCGACACCTATATGGGCATGGATCTCGCCTGTGGCGGTCACCTGACGCACGGTTCGCCGGCCAATCAGTCGGGCAAGTGGTTCAAGGTCGTCCCCTATGGCGTGCGTGAAGACAACCACCTGATCGACTATGATCAGGTCGAAGCGCTGGCCAAGGAACATCAGCCCAAGCTGATCATCGCCGGGGCCTCCAACTATAGCCGTCACATCGACTTTGCCCGCTTCCGCCAGATCGCCGACAGCGTCGGGGCCTATCTGTTTGTCGATATGGCCCACTATGCCGGTCTGGTCGCGGGCGGCGTCTATCCGGACCCGCTGCCGCACGCCCACGTCGTCACCACCACCACGCACAAGACCCTGCGCGGTCCGCGCGGCGGCTTGATTCTCTCCAACGACGAGGCGCTGGGCAAGAAGATCAATTCTTCGGTCTTCCCCGGCCTTCAGGGCGGTCCGCTGATGCACGTTATCGCGGCCAAGGCCGTGGCCTTTGGTGAGGCGCTGCAACCGGAATTCAAGGCCTATGCGGCGCAGGTCGTGGCCAATGCCCGCGTGCTGGCCGAAACCCTGATGGCGCGCGGTCTCGGCGTCGTTTCCGGTGGCACCGACAGCCACGTCATGTCGGTCGATCTGCGCCCCAAGGGCCAGACCGGCAAGGCGACCGAGCACGCGCTGGAAGAGGCCTTCATCACCTGCAACAAGAACGGTATCCCGTTCGATCCGCAGCCCTTCACCATCACCTCCGGCGTGCGTCTGGGCACCCCGGCGGGCACGACCCGCGGCTTCCGCGAGGAAGAGTTCCGCCTGATTGGCAACCTGATCGCCGATGTGGTCGATGGCATGGCCTCGAACTCCGGCGCGCCGGATGAGGCCGTGACGGCCAAGGTGCGCGCGCAGGTCAAGACCCTGACCCAGCGCTTCCCAATCTACGCGTAG
- a CDS encoding DUF6898 family protein yields the protein MSEFLLELQRNGAYLKVTAVDPVSGEEVSTLGPATDPEAVKRLAVQKLKNRLEALKPPPLNRGRGGIIC from the coding sequence ATGTCCGAATTTCTCCTCGAACTTCAGCGCAACGGCGCCTATCTGAAGGTCACGGCGGTTGATCCGGTGTCGGGCGAAGAGGTGTCTACCCTGGGGCCCGCGACGGACCCGGAGGCGGTCAAGCGGCTGGCGGTGCAGAAGCTGAAAAACCGCCTCGAAGCGCTTAAGCCGCCGCCTTTGAACCGCGGGCGCGGCGGCATTATCTGCTAA
- a CDS encoding type II toxin-antitoxin system RelE/ParE family toxin, translating into MHDIRIGPAAQADVEAVCRWYDSEHPEAVQLWLEAFDRALTSIRKHPQRYVLIAENIRRIKLRRHSYTLYYRFSENEIEVLGVFHDRQSPDRWQSRFRE; encoded by the coding sequence ATGCACGACATCCGCATCGGGCCCGCCGCGCAAGCTGATGTCGAGGCTGTGTGCAGATGGTATGATAGCGAACATCCGGAGGCTGTGCAGCTCTGGCTTGAGGCGTTTGATCGGGCGCTGACAAGTATAAGAAAACATCCGCAGCGGTACGTTTTGATTGCCGAGAATATTCGACGCATTAAATTGCGGCGGCATTCGTACACGTTGTACTATCGCTTTAGCGAAAACGAGATTGAAGTTCTGGGCGTTTTTCATGATCGGCAAAGCCCCGATCGCTGGCAAAGCCGTTTCAGGGAGTAA
- a CDS encoding riboflavin synthase yields MFTGIITDIGTLTAIDRHDGGARFEVQTAYDLLTVDIGASIAHSGCCLTVVEKRGDRYTLDLSNETLAVTTLDHWRVGDRVNLERALKVGDELGGHIVSGHVDGVGELIALTEDGDAYRLKVRVPRPLHRYIAHKGSIALDGISLTVNEVEDYVFGVAIIPHTWTHTTLSDRKVGDKLNLEIDLMARYAARWRETL; encoded by the coding sequence ATGTTTACAGGCATCATCACCGATATAGGCACCCTGACCGCCATTGACCGCCACGACGGCGGGGCACGCTTTGAGGTACAGACCGCCTATGACCTTTTGACCGTCGATATCGGGGCCTCGATCGCCCATTCCGGCTGCTGCCTGACCGTGGTGGAAAAGCGCGGCGACCGTTACACGCTTGACCTGTCGAACGAAACTCTGGCCGTTACCACGCTCGATCACTGGCGTGTGGGCGACCGCGTGAACCTTGAACGGGCGCTGAAGGTCGGAGACGAGCTGGGCGGTCATATCGTGTCGGGCCACGTCGATGGGGTAGGGGAGTTGATCGCCCTCACCGAAGACGGTGACGCCTACCGCCTGAAGGTGCGTGTGCCGCGCCCGCTGCACCGCTATATCGCGCACAAGGGCTCGATTGCGCTCGACGGCATTTCGCTTACTGTTAATGAGGTCGAGGACTATGTGTTCGGCGTGGCCATTATCCCGCACACCTGGACGCATACCACCCTGTCCGACCGCAAGGTGGGCGACAAGTTAAACCTTGAGATCGACCTGATGGCACGCTATGCCGCGCGCTGGCGCGAAACGCTCTAG